Proteins from one Bradyrhizobium amphicarpaeae genomic window:
- the murB gene encoding UDP-N-acetylmuramate dehydrogenase has protein sequence MSFPDITPALKAAMPDLRGRLLANQSLAELTWFRVGGPAQVLFTPADEDDLAYFLAHLSSDIPVHVVGVGSNLIVRDGGIAGVVIRLAPRAFGEVSANGDIVTAGAAALDKRVAEVAASANIGGLEFYFGIPGTIGGALRMNAGANGGETKDVLIEARGVGRDGTKHVFSNADMKFAYRNSGVDASIIFTSARFRGEIRDAEAIRARMAEVQTHRETAQPIREKTGGSTFKNPPGHSAWKLVDAAGCRGLRVGGAEVSEMHCNFLINIGDATAHDIETLGETVRERVKANSGIELHWEIKRIGISASVSFRGAPQSRARNDDD, from the coding sequence GTGAGCTTCCCCGACATCACGCCCGCTCTCAAAGCCGCGATGCCTGATCTCCGCGGGCGGCTGCTCGCCAACCAGTCGCTGGCCGAGCTGACCTGGTTTCGCGTCGGCGGTCCGGCGCAGGTGCTGTTCACGCCGGCGGATGAGGACGATCTCGCTTACTTCCTCGCGCATCTTTCCTCCGACATTCCCGTCCATGTCGTCGGTGTCGGCTCCAATCTGATCGTGCGCGACGGCGGCATTGCGGGTGTCGTGATCCGGCTGGCGCCGCGCGCTTTTGGCGAGGTGAGTGCGAACGGCGATATCGTCACCGCGGGCGCGGCGGCGCTCGACAAGCGCGTGGCGGAGGTTGCAGCTTCCGCCAATATCGGCGGGCTGGAATTCTACTTCGGCATTCCCGGCACCATCGGCGGGGCCCTGCGCATGAATGCCGGCGCCAATGGCGGCGAGACCAAGGACGTGCTGATCGAGGCACGCGGCGTCGGTCGCGACGGCACCAAGCACGTCTTCTCTAACGCCGACATGAAGTTCGCCTACCGCAACAGCGGCGTCGATGCCTCCATCATCTTCACGTCCGCGCGCTTTCGCGGCGAGATCAGGGACGCGGAGGCGATCCGCGCGCGCATGGCGGAAGTGCAGACCCATCGCGAGACCGCACAGCCGATCCGGGAGAAGACCGGCGGCTCAACCTTCAAGAACCCGCCCGGCCATTCCGCCTGGAAACTGGTGGATGCCGCCGGCTGCCGTGGCCTGCGCGTCGGCGGTGCCGAGGTCTCCGAGATGCACTGCAATTTCCTGATCAACATTGGCGATGCCACCGCACACGACATCGAGACGCTGGGTGAGACCGTGCGCGAACGCGTGAAGGCAAATTCCGGAATTGAGCTACACTGGGAAATCAAGCGGATCGGGATTTCCGCGTCAGTGTCATTCCGGGGCGCGCCGCAGTCGCGAGCCCGGAATGACGACGACTGA
- the murC gene encoding UDP-N-acetylmuramate--L-alanine ligase — protein MRLPREIGPIHFVGIGGIGMSGIAEVLVNLGYAVQGSDASDNYNLDRLRKKGAKVSVGHKAENVDGAEVVVVSTAIKRDNPELMAARERRIPVVRRAEMLAELMRLKSCVAIAGTHGKTTTTTMVATLLDAGGLDPTVINGGIINAYGSNARLGAGEWMVVEADESDGTFLKLPTDVAIVTNVDPEHLDHFKTFEAVQDAFRHFVENLPFYGFAVMCIDHPVVQTLVGKIEDRRIITYGQNPQADVRLLDLTPTGGGSKFKVAFHDRKTGAVHEIADLMLPMPGRHNASNATAAIAVARELGVSDDAIRKAIAGFGGVKRRFTKTGESNGVTVIDDYGHHPVEIAAVLKAARESTNGKIIAVVQPHRYTRLQSLFEEFCTCFNDADAVVVADVYAAGEAPIEGIDRDHFVTGLRAHGHREVVPLPGATELAGIVKLLAKPGDFVVCLGAGNITQWAYALPDQLKALG, from the coding sequence ATGAGACTGCCGCGCGAGATCGGACCCATCCACTTCGTCGGGATCGGCGGGATCGGCATGAGCGGCATCGCCGAGGTGCTGGTCAATCTCGGCTATGCCGTGCAGGGCTCGGACGCTTCCGACAATTACAATCTCGACCGCCTCCGCAAGAAGGGCGCAAAAGTCTCGGTCGGCCACAAGGCCGAGAATGTCGACGGTGCCGAGGTCGTCGTGGTCTCGACCGCGATCAAGCGCGACAATCCGGAACTGATGGCGGCGCGCGAACGACGCATTCCCGTGGTGCGGCGCGCCGAGATGCTGGCCGAGCTGATGCGGCTGAAAAGCTGCGTCGCGATCGCCGGCACCCATGGCAAGACCACGACGACCACGATGGTTGCGACACTGCTCGATGCCGGCGGGCTCGATCCCACCGTGATCAACGGCGGCATCATCAATGCCTACGGCTCCAACGCGCGGCTTGGCGCGGGCGAATGGATGGTGGTGGAGGCCGACGAGAGCGACGGCACGTTCCTGAAGCTGCCGACGGATGTCGCGATCGTCACCAATGTCGATCCCGAACATCTCGATCATTTCAAGACCTTCGAGGCGGTGCAGGACGCCTTCCGCCATTTCGTCGAGAACCTGCCGTTCTACGGCTTTGCCGTGATGTGCATCGATCACCCCGTGGTGCAGACGCTGGTCGGCAAGATCGAGGATCGCCGCATCATCACCTACGGCCAGAATCCACAGGCTGACGTACGTCTGCTGGACCTGACGCCGACGGGTGGTGGCTCGAAGTTCAAAGTCGCGTTTCACGATCGCAAGACCGGCGCCGTGCATGAGATCGCCGATCTGATGCTGCCGATGCCGGGCCGCCACAATGCCTCCAACGCGACGGCTGCGATCGCGGTCGCACGCGAGCTCGGTGTTTCCGACGATGCGATCCGCAAGGCGATCGCCGGCTTCGGCGGCGTCAAGCGCCGCTTCACCAAGACCGGCGAATCGAACGGCGTCACCGTGATCGACGATTACGGCCATCACCCCGTCGAGATCGCAGCCGTGCTGAAGGCGGCCCGGGAATCCACCAACGGCAAGATCATCGCCGTGGTACAGCCGCATCGCTACACCCGCCTGCAATCGCTGTTCGAGGAGTTCTGCACCTGCTTCAACGATGCGGATGCGGTCGTCGTCGCCGACGTCTATGCCGCCGGCGAAGCGCCGATCGAGGGCATCGACCGCGATCATTTCGTGACGGGCCTGCGCGCCCACGGCCATCGCGAGGTTGTCCCGTTGCCGGGCGCGACGGAGCTGGCCGGAATCGTGAAGCTGCTGGCGAAGCCCGGCGATTTCGTCGTGTGCTTGGGTGCGGGTAACATCACGCAATGGGCCTATGCGCTGCCGGATCAGTTGAAGGCGCTGGGGTAG
- the murG gene encoding undecaprenyldiphospho-muramoylpentapeptide beta-N-acetylglucosaminyltransferase, whose protein sequence is MDTSPLILLAAGGTGGHLFPAEALGVELIRRGFRVRLVTDERALRYSGLFTKDMIDVVASETARGRNPLQLAYAGLTLAAGTFSAYKLIKRLKPVAVVGFGGYPTLPPLVAAKFAGVPGIIHDANAVLGRANRFLSSRVRAIATSLPGVLDRDPALSGKTTTVGTPMRPAVLAAAAVPYAAPELNGPLRLLVVGGSQGARIMADIVPGAIERLEPALWSRLILTQQVRDEDMARVRAVYDKLKIKVELAPFFTDLPARLASNHLVVSRSGAGTVAELAAIGRPSILVPLPGSIDQDQFANAGVLVKVDGAIRIPQTEFSSDRLASEISTFAAEPARLAAMAQAARGAGRLDAAERLADLVAKVAGI, encoded by the coding sequence ATGGACACTTCCCCTCTGATTCTTCTCGCCGCCGGCGGCACCGGCGGTCATCTGTTTCCGGCCGAGGCGCTTGGCGTCGAGCTGATCCGCCGCGGCTTTCGCGTCCGCCTCGTCACCGACGAGCGCGCGCTGCGCTATAGCGGGCTGTTCACCAAGGACATGATCGACGTCGTCGCGAGCGAGACTGCGCGGGGCCGCAATCCGCTCCAGCTCGCCTATGCCGGCCTCACGCTCGCCGCCGGTACGTTCTCTGCCTACAAGCTGATCAAGCGGTTGAAGCCCGTCGCCGTCGTCGGCTTTGGCGGCTATCCGACGTTGCCGCCGCTGGTCGCGGCCAAATTCGCCGGCGTGCCCGGCATCATCCACGACGCCAATGCCGTGCTCGGCCGCGCCAACCGGTTCCTGTCGAGTCGTGTCCGCGCCATCGCGACGTCCTTGCCCGGCGTGCTCGATCGCGATCCCGCACTTTCTGGAAAGACAACGACGGTCGGCACACCGATGCGCCCGGCGGTCCTCGCCGCGGCTGCCGTGCCATATGCCGCGCCCGAACTGAACGGCCCGCTGCGCCTGCTCGTCGTCGGCGGCAGCCAGGGCGCGCGCATCATGGCTGACATCGTGCCGGGCGCGATCGAGCGGCTGGAGCCTGCGCTGTGGAGCCGGCTGATCCTCACCCAGCAGGTGCGCGACGAGGACATGGCGCGTGTGCGCGCGGTCTACGACAAGCTCAAGATCAAGGTGGAGCTGGCGCCGTTCTTCACCGATTTGCCGGCGCGGCTTGCTTCAAATCATCTCGTGGTATCGCGTTCCGGCGCCGGCACGGTGGCCGAGCTCGCTGCGATCGGCCGGCCCTCGATCCTGGTGCCGCTGCCGGGATCGATCGACCAGGACCAGTTCGCCAATGCCGGTGTGCTGGTCAAGGTCGATGGCGCGATCCGCATCCCGCAGACCGAGTTCAGCTCCGACCGGCTAGCGTCCGAAATCTCCACCTTCGCCGCCGAGCCCGCGCGCCTCGCCGCGATGGCGCAGGCCGCCCGCGGCGCCGGCCGGCTCGATGCCGCCGAGCGGCTGGCTGATCTCGTGGCCAAAGTCGCCGGAATCTGA
- the ftsW gene encoding putative lipid II flippase FtsW produces MLSREERTPFSEWWWTVDKPLMGAILALMLTGVILSLAASPPVATRIGLDPFHFFSRHVMFLLPSCLVLLGVSFLSPRAIRRSALIIFAASIILIVLTLAIGPEVKGSRRWITLLGVNIQASEIAKPSFVVIAAWLFAESTKRPEMPATTMALVLLMMLVTLLVMEPDFGQTMLILMVWGSLFFIAGMRMIWVFGLAGLGAAGLFSAYLFVPHVAGRIKRFMNPASGDTFQVDTAMEAFYNGGWFGLGPGEGIAKRSLPDSHTDFVFAVAAEEFGIILCLAMLALFAFVVIRTLSRAYANEDMFSRFAASGLAILFGVQAAINMSVNLQLIPAKGMTLPFISYGGSSIVSLAYGVGMMLALTRLRPRTEVEASGRADAMRSYA; encoded by the coding sequence ATGCTCTCCCGTGAAGAACGCACCCCCTTTTCCGAGTGGTGGTGGACCGTCGACAAGCCGCTGATGGGCGCCATCCTGGCGCTGATGCTGACCGGGGTGATTTTGTCGCTGGCGGCGAGCCCGCCGGTCGCGACCCGCATCGGACTCGATCCCTTCCACTTCTTCAGCCGCCACGTGATGTTCCTGCTCCCGTCGTGCCTGGTGCTGCTGGGGGTCTCCTTCCTGTCGCCGCGCGCGATCCGCCGCTCGGCCCTGATCATCTTCGCGGCCAGCATCATCCTGATCGTGCTGACGCTCGCGATCGGTCCTGAAGTAAAGGGCTCGCGGCGCTGGATCACGCTGCTCGGCGTCAACATCCAGGCCTCCGAAATCGCAAAGCCGTCCTTCGTCGTCATCGCCGCCTGGCTGTTCGCGGAATCGACCAAGCGGCCGGAGATGCCGGCGACGACGATGGCGCTGGTGCTGCTGATGATGCTGGTCACGCTCTTGGTGATGGAGCCGGATTTCGGCCAGACCATGCTGATCCTGATGGTGTGGGGCTCGCTGTTCTTCATCGCGGGAATGCGCATGATCTGGGTGTTCGGTCTCGCCGGTCTCGGTGCGGCCGGGCTGTTCAGCGCCTATCTGTTCGTCCCGCACGTGGCGGGCCGCATCAAGCGCTTCATGAACCCGGCCTCGGGCGACACCTTCCAGGTCGATACCGCCATGGAGGCTTTCTATAACGGCGGCTGGTTCGGCCTTGGGCCGGGCGAGGGCATCGCCAAGCGCAGCCTGCCTGACAGCCACACCGACTTCGTGTTCGCGGTCGCGGCCGAAGAGTTCGGCATCATCCTGTGCCTGGCGATGCTGGCGCTGTTCGCCTTCGTCGTGATCCGCACGCTGTCGCGCGCTTATGCCAACGAGGACATGTTCTCGCGCTTTGCGGCCTCGGGCCTTGCGATCCTGTTCGGGGTGCAGGCCGCGATCAACATGTCGGTCAACCTGCAGCTGATCCCCGCCAAGGGCATGACGCTGCCGTTCATCTCCTACGGCGGATCCTCGATCGTGTCGCTCGCCTATGGCGTCGGCATGATGCTGGCGCTGACGCGACTGCGTCCGCGTACCGAGGTCGAAGCCAGCGGCCGTGCCGACGCGATGCGGAGCTACGCTTGA
- the murD gene encoding UDP-N-acetylmuramoyl-L-alanine--D-glutamate ligase — protein MIPVTSFAGKTVAVFGLGGSGLASCHALKAGGAEVIAADDNAENVAKAVQAGFITADLRNVSWANFAALVLAPGVPLTHPVPHWSVLKAREAGVEVIGDIELFCRERRRHAPNAPFVAITGTNGKSTTTALIAHLTKVAGYDTQMGGNIGTAILSLEPPRMGRVHVIEMSSYQIDLTPSLDPSVGILLNVSEDHIDRHGTIEHYAAVKERLVAGVQDGGAAIVGVDDGFCRDIADRLDRAGKNVVRISVKNPLASGIHVEHGNIVRTSGGARSDIAALGGIGSLRGQHNAQNAACAAAAALAIGISLDVLQNGLRSFPGLAHRMEQVGRRGNVLFVNDSKGTNADATAHALSSFGDIFWIAGGKPKAGGITGLTGYFPRIRKAYLIGEAAQEFSGTLGTVAHEISHTLDVAVDHAARDAEAAGLADAVVLLSPACASFDQYRNFEIRGTKFRELVQALPGVKPVA, from the coding sequence ATGATCCCCGTCACGTCCTTTGCCGGCAAGACCGTCGCGGTGTTCGGCCTCGGCGGCTCGGGGCTCGCCTCCTGCCACGCGCTGAAGGCCGGCGGTGCCGAGGTGATCGCTGCCGACGACAATGCCGAGAACGTCGCCAAGGCCGTGCAGGCAGGTTTCATCACCGCCGATCTGCGCAACGTGTCGTGGGCGAATTTTGCAGCGCTCGTGCTTGCGCCCGGCGTGCCGCTGACCCATCCGGTGCCGCATTGGAGCGTGCTGAAGGCGCGCGAGGCAGGCGTCGAGGTGATCGGCGACATCGAGCTGTTCTGCCGGGAACGCCGCCGCCACGCACCGAACGCGCCGTTCGTCGCCATCACCGGCACCAACGGCAAATCCACCACGACGGCGCTGATCGCGCATCTCACGAAGGTCGCCGGCTACGACACCCAGATGGGCGGCAATATCGGCACCGCGATCCTGTCGCTGGAGCCGCCGCGGATGGGCCGCGTCCACGTCATCGAGATGTCGTCCTACCAGATCGACCTCACGCCTTCGCTCGATCCCTCCGTCGGCATCCTGCTGAACGTCAGCGAGGACCACATCGATCGCCACGGCACCATCGAGCACTATGCCGCGGTGAAGGAACGCCTGGTTGCCGGCGTGCAAGACGGCGGCGCCGCGATCGTCGGCGTCGACGACGGTTTTTGCCGCGACATCGCCGACCGGCTCGACCGCGCCGGCAAGAATGTGGTGCGCATCTCCGTCAAGAACCCGCTGGCGTCAGGCATCCATGTCGAGCACGGCAATATCGTGCGCACCTCGGGCGGCGCCCGCAGCGATATCGCAGCGCTCGGCGGCATCGGTTCGCTGCGCGGCCAGCACAACGCGCAGAACGCGGCCTGCGCTGCGGCCGCCGCGCTCGCGATCGGCATCAGCCTGGATGTGCTGCAGAACGGCCTGCGCAGCTTTCCCGGCCTCGCCCACCGCATGGAGCAGGTCGGCCGCCGCGGCAACGTGCTGTTCGTCAACGACTCCAAGGGCACCAACGCGGACGCCACCGCGCATGCGTTGTCGTCGTTCGGCGACATCTTCTGGATCGCCGGCGGCAAGCCGAAGGCCGGCGGAATCACCGGCCTGACCGGCTATTTCCCGCGTATCCGCAAGGCCTATCTGATCGGCGAGGCCGCGCAGGAGTTTTCGGGAACGCTGGGTACGGTGGCGCATGAGATCAGCCACACCCTCGACGTCGCCGTCGATCACGCCGCGCGCGACGCGGAAGCCGCGGGCCTCGCCGACGCCGTCGTGCTGCTGTCGCCCGCTTGCGCGTCGTTCGACCAGTACCGCAACTTCGAAATCCGCGGCACCAAGTTCCGCGAGCTGGTGCAGGCGCTGCCGGGCGTGAAGCCGGTGGCGTGA
- the mraY gene encoding phospho-N-acetylmuramoyl-pentapeptide-transferase has translation MFYWLIDLSNTFSGLGAVRTFLNVFRYITFRTGGAVVTGALFVFLFGPWIIDHLRIRQGKGQPIRADGPQSHLAKKGTPTMGGLMILSGLTVGTVLWANPLNPYVWIVLAVTLGFGFVGFYDDYLKVTKQTTTGFGSKLRLLIEAAIALVACYALVRLNRDPASTALTIPFLKDTVLHFGWFFVIFGAFVIVGSGNAVNLTDGLDGLAIVPVMIATASFAMIAYLAGNAVFAEYLQIKYVAGTGELAVLCGALLGAGLGFLWFNAPPASIFMGDTGSLALGGMLGAIAVAVKHEIVLAVIGGLFVLEAVSVIVQVVSFKLTGKRIFRMAPIHHHFEQLGWTEPQIVIRFWIISVMLALAGLSTLKLR, from the coding sequence ATGTTTTACTGGCTGATCGACCTTTCCAACACATTTTCGGGCCTCGGTGCCGTTCGCACCTTCTTGAACGTGTTCCGCTACATCACCTTCCGCACCGGTGGTGCCGTCGTCACCGGCGCACTGTTCGTGTTCCTGTTCGGGCCCTGGATCATCGATCATTTGCGCATCCGCCAGGGCAAGGGCCAGCCGATCCGGGCCGACGGTCCGCAATCGCATCTCGCCAAGAAGGGCACGCCCACGATGGGCGGGCTGATGATCCTGTCCGGCCTCACGGTCGGCACGGTGCTGTGGGCCAATCCGCTCAATCCCTATGTCTGGATCGTGCTGGCGGTGACGCTCGGCTTCGGCTTCGTCGGCTTCTATGACGACTACCTCAAGGTGACCAAGCAGACCACGACCGGGTTCGGCAGCAAGCTTCGCCTCTTGATCGAGGCGGCGATCGCGCTGGTGGCCTGCTACGCGCTGGTGCGGCTGAACCGCGATCCCGCATCGACAGCGCTGACGATACCCTTCCTGAAGGACACCGTGCTGCATTTCGGCTGGTTCTTCGTCATCTTCGGCGCCTTCGTCATCGTCGGCTCCGGCAACGCGGTGAACCTCACCGACGGTCTCGACGGCCTCGCCATCGTTCCCGTGATGATCGCGACCGCGAGCTTCGCGATGATCGCCTATCTCGCCGGCAACGCGGTGTTCGCCGAATATCTGCAGATCAAATATGTCGCCGGCACCGGCGAGCTCGCGGTGCTCTGCGGCGCGCTATTGGGCGCCGGCCTCGGCTTCCTCTGGTTCAACGCGCCGCCGGCCTCGATCTTCATGGGCGACACCGGCTCGCTCGCGCTCGGCGGCATGCTCGGCGCGATCGCGGTCGCGGTGAAGCACGAGATCGTGCTCGCGGTGATCGGCGGCTTGTTCGTGCTGGAGGCGGTCTCCGTCATCGTGCAGGTGGTGTCGTTCAAGCTCACCGGCAAGCGCATCTTCCGGATGGCGCCGATCCACCACCATTTCGAGCAGCTCGGCTGGACCGAGCCGCAGATCGTGATCCGGTTCTGGATCATCTCGGTGATGCTGGCGCTCGCCGGCCTGTCCACGCTGAAGCTGCGGTGA
- a CDS encoding UDP-N-acetylmuramoyl-tripeptide--D-alanyl-D-alanine ligase has protein sequence MSAPIWTVAEVARALGAEGTFPDTPIDFVTQDSRLVKPGSLFVALSGTPSGGFVSAFASARDGWEFADKAEASGAVAMIVPHEVAGIRIPQIVVKDTLIDGLWGLARAARARFHGPVIGLTGSAGKTSTKEFLAAYPNAYASPSSFNNFWGVPLTLCNARPDASLWVVEMGMNQQGEIARLSELTRPTVALIVNVQPVHLEKLGSLEAIRREKVSIALGLPEHGVLVLPAGLKASEWKGKVVRFGEHAEVHEVTHAPHGESWQVVAMIGKKQIAFSLTPGAPHRVQNALAALAAIRAANLDASTLAIKLDRVGIMTGRGVEQAIGGITVIDDSFNGNPASVAAALQSLQARHMSGGRRIAVLGDMLELGDDAPDYHTGLATHLDGIDGVYCVGPLMRHLYDVLPAGKGLGWHDDPATLKPSEVAKLLKAGDVVVVKGSKKMFWVNKFVPGLVAALQAKA, from the coding sequence ATGAGCGCGCCGATATGGACGGTTGCCGAAGTGGCGCGCGCGCTGGGCGCGGAGGGGACGTTCCCGGACACGCCGATCGATTTCGTCACCCAGGACAGCCGCCTGGTCAAACCGGGCAGCCTGTTCGTGGCGCTGAGCGGCACGCCGAGCGGCGGCTTCGTCTCGGCCTTCGCCAGCGCGCGCGACGGCTGGGAGTTCGCCGACAAGGCCGAAGCCTCGGGCGCGGTCGCGATGATCGTGCCGCACGAGGTCGCGGGCATCCGCATTCCCCAGATCGTCGTCAAGGACACGCTGATCGACGGCCTCTGGGGCCTCGCGCGTGCCGCCCGCGCGCGCTTCCATGGACCTGTGATCGGGCTCACCGGCAGCGCCGGCAAGACCAGCACCAAGGAATTCCTGGCGGCCTATCCGAACGCCTATGCCAGTCCGTCGAGCTTCAACAATTTCTGGGGCGTGCCGCTGACGCTGTGCAACGCGCGGCCGGATGCCAGCCTCTGGGTCGTCGAGATGGGCATGAACCAGCAGGGCGAGATCGCGCGGCTCAGCGAATTGACCCGGCCCACCGTCGCGCTGATCGTCAACGTCCAGCCCGTGCATCTGGAAAAGCTCGGCTCGCTCGAAGCCATCCGCCGCGAGAAGGTGTCGATCGCGCTCGGCCTGCCCGAGCACGGCGTGCTGGTGCTGCCCGCCGGGCTCAAGGCATCCGAATGGAAGGGCAAGGTGGTGCGCTTCGGCGAACATGCCGAGGTGCACGAGGTCACGCACGCGCCGCATGGCGAGAGCTGGCAGGTCGTGGCCATGATCGGCAAGAAGCAGATCGCCTTCAGCCTGACGCCGGGGGCGCCGCACCGCGTGCAGAATGCGCTGGCGGCGCTTGCCGCAATCCGTGCGGCGAATCTCGATGCGTCGACGCTCGCCATCAAGCTCGACAGAGTCGGCATCATGACCGGCCGCGGGGTCGAGCAGGCGATCGGCGGTATCACCGTGATCGACGACAGTTTCAACGGCAATCCGGCCAGCGTGGCCGCTGCGCTGCAAAGCCTGCAGGCGCGTCACATGAGCGGCGGCCGCCGCATTGCGGTGCTCGGCGACATGCTGGAGCTGGGCGATGACGCACCGGACTATCACACCGGCCTCGCCACGCATCTCGACGGGATCGACGGCGTCTACTGCGTCGGCCCTCTGATGCGACACCTCTATGATGTGCTGCCGGCCGGCAAGGGCCTCGGCTGGCACGACGATCCCGCCACGCTGAAGCCGAGTGAGGTCGCGAAACTGCTGAAGGCAGGCGACGTCGTGGTTGTCAAGGGCAGCAAGAAGATGTTCTGGGTCAACAAGTTTGTGCCGGGGCTGGTGGCCGCCTTGCAGGCAAAGGCGTAA
- a CDS encoding UDP-N-acetylmuramoyl-L-alanyl-D-glutamate--2,6-diaminopimelate ligase — translation MKLRDLLGHDAAIEPAIAALEATGLALDSRVVKAGDLFFALAGSKTDGARFIDAAVAAGAVAVVGDHAPASSKMPFITVANPRRTLALAAARFFPSQPATIAAVTGTSGKTSVAAFTRQIWERAGHASASIGTIGLVSPKRTVYGSLTTPDPIALHRQLDEIARDGVTHLAFEASSHGLDQYRLDGVRVSAGGFTNLSRDHMDYHPTVEHYLAAKLRLFRELVPPGGTAVISADHDCSAEVIAAAKSRGLRVMAVGRNGDGAGEGIRLAEAVVEGFSQRLTVEHRGKRHAIRLPLVGEFQIENALVSAGLAIGTGSDAANVFASLEHLEGAKGRLERVGERNGAPIFVDYAHKPDALAKALQALRPYAKRKLVVVFGAGGDRDAGKRPIMGEIAAENADRVIITDDNPRSEKPEAIRAAILATARGAREIGDRAAAIRAAIEELQEGDALLVAGKGHETGQIVGGEVLPFSDHEAVAAALASGVA, via the coding sequence ATGAAGCTGCGCGACCTCTTAGGCCATGATGCCGCGATCGAGCCCGCAATCGCGGCGCTCGAGGCGACGGGCCTTGCGCTCGACAGCCGCGTGGTCAAGGCCGGCGATCTCTTCTTCGCGCTCGCGGGCAGCAAGACCGACGGGGCGCGCTTCATCGATGCCGCGGTGGCCGCAGGCGCCGTGGCTGTCGTCGGCGACCATGCGCCGGCGTCGAGCAAAATGCCGTTCATCACCGTCGCCAATCCGCGCCGCACGCTGGCGCTGGCCGCGGCGAGATTCTTCCCGTCGCAGCCCGCGACCATTGCCGCGGTGACCGGCACCAGCGGCAAGACCTCGGTCGCGGCCTTCACGCGTCAGATCTGGGAGCGGGCGGGCCATGCCTCCGCCAGCATCGGCACCATCGGCCTGGTCTCGCCCAAACGCACGGTCTATGGCTCGCTGACGACGCCGGATCCGATCGCGCTGCATCGACAGTTGGACGAGATCGCGCGCGACGGCGTGACGCATCTCGCCTTCGAAGCATCGTCGCATGGGCTCGATCAGTATCGCCTCGACGGCGTGCGCGTCTCCGCCGGAGGCTTCACCAACCTCTCGCGCGACCACATGGATTATCATCCGACGGTCGAGCATTATCTTGCGGCGAAACTCCGCCTGTTCCGCGAGCTCGTGCCACCGGGCGGCACGGCCGTGATCTCGGCTGATCATGACTGCTCGGCTGAGGTGATCGCGGCGGCAAAGTCGCGCGGCCTCCGCGTCATGGCGGTCGGCCGCAACGGCGACGGGGCAGGCGAGGGCATCCGCCTCGCCGAGGCGGTGGTCGAAGGCTTCTCGCAAAGGCTGACAGTCGAACATCGTGGCAAGCGCCATGCGATCCGGCTGCCGCTGGTCGGCGAGTTCCAGATCGAGAACGCGTTGGTGTCGGCGGGCCTCGCGATCGGCACCGGCAGCGATGCGGCCAATGTGTTCGCAAGCCTCGAACATCTCGAAGGCGCCAAGGGACGGCTCGAGCGCGTCGGCGAGCGCAACGGCGCGCCGATCTTCGTCGACTATGCGCACAAGCCCGACGCACTCGCGAAGGCGCTGCAGGCGTTGCGGCCCTATGCGAAACGAAAGCTGGTCGTCGTGTTCGGCGCCGGCGGCGACCGCGATGCCGGCAAGCGTCCGATCATGGGCGAGATCGCGGCCGAGAACGCCGATCGCGTCATCATCACCGACGACAATCCGCGCAGCGAAAAGCCGGAAGCGATCCGCGCCGCGATCCTCGCCACCGCCAGGGGCGCCCGCGAGATCGGCGACCGTGCCGCGGCGATCCGCGCCGCGATCGAGGAATTGCAGGAGGGCGATGCGCTGCTCGTCGCCGGCAAGGGCCACGAGACCGGGCAGATCGTCGGCGGCGAGGTTTTGCCCTTCAGTGATCACGAGGCGGTCGCCGCCGCATTAGCGTCGGGGGTTGCATGA